The following nucleotide sequence is from Dehalogenimonas formicexedens.
AACTGGACGGCCAATACCGCTAATGTTACCAGTTTTACTATTCAACGAGCTACAAATGCGGGATTCACTACAGGACTCCAGACCACTAACAATATCCCGGCCTCAAGCACTACATTCTCCCAGCTTGTCCCTGCCGGCACCTACTTCTATCAAATTCGCGCAGTTAATGGCAATCAGAACTCTGCATGGGTTCAATCAACCCCGGCCAGCATTACCGCTCCATAGATGAGGGTATAGGAAATGAAAAATACAAAAGATTTGGGGGAAAAATAAAATGAGCCATACATCTTCGATGAAGAGAACCTTCAATCTATGGGCGATACCCGCTGCGATACTTTTGGCAGCTACGGCGATATTTGCGTTGGCTTTTCCGGCCAATGCCCAGGCGGTGGGCACATACACCATCGCCGGAACAGGCGTTAATGCCAACATCGACTCGGCTGTTGACGCCACCGGGGTAACCCACGTTGTTTATGAGCGCGGAGGGAGCATCTACTACAATCCGGGCACAACCTCCGCGACAGAAGAAGTGGTTGATACTCCACCTGCAACTGTGACAGATAGCCATCCGGCGATTGCCATCGGACCTGATGGACTGCCCCAGGTGGTCTTTGCCGCAACTGATGGCCAATACTATACCAAGCGCAGCGCCCCGGCCGGCACCGCCGGTACCTGGTCTGCGCTCGTCTTGATCGGAGGCCCTCCGATGGCCGGCTATCCCGATATCGCGGTTAATAGCGCCAACGCTCCGACCGTAGTTTTTGCAGACGCAGATCCAGTTACTACATTAGCCGACGTTTCGATCGCGACCGGACCCAATCAAGGGACCGGAACCTTCGATGTTACCACGTTAATATGGAGCGGTTTTTCCGACGCTACCGGTGGATCTTTGTTTTCGAACCCGCACATCGCGGTTGATTCGGCTGGAGCTTATCACGTTATCGCCAATCATGAGTCAGTTACTGCCGCCGGTGTCCATAGTTTCAGCGTCATTTACGACACTAACGCCGGCGCAGCGGGTAACAGCCTTGAATCCCTCGCAAGAGCCAGCGCGGCTAACCTGAGCCAGAATCCCATCACCGCCGCTCCGACTCTTGGAGTCATGGTTGGATACGACCAGGCTGGCAGCGCCTATACTGCCACGCTCGGAGCTACCTGGTCGGAGGCAGTTTTGGGTGCCTTCACCCAGGTAAGTATGACCTCTGACGCTAACATGGTGGCAGTGGTTTATGTTAATGGTACCAGCGTTACATACGCTTTAAGCGGAGGAGGTGGTGTATTCAGTACCGGCACCCTGGTGGCAGCCGGTTCAAACCCATCGGCGACTTTGATGCCGACAGGTACAACTCCAAATCTTTCCGTCTATTACCTGGTGGCTGCCGGTGCCAATACTAGTGTCATGTTGAACGTAGTGGCCTATCCCACTGTTCCTCCGATGGTCACGACCCAACCGGTCAGCCAATCTATTGTCTATGGAGCAAATGCTATATTCACCGCCGCGGCTAACGGTTTGCCGGCTCCGACGGTCCAATGGCAGATGAGCATGGACAACGGTGTCACCTGGATGAATATCATGGGCGCTACAACGCCTACTCTCACCTTGACCAAGCCTTCAGTGACCAATGCCATGATGCCGATGCAGGTGAGAGCAGCATTCTCTAACGGCACTACCGTCAACTCTGCGGTCGCCACCCTGACAGTCACCGCCAGGCCGATCACTGTAACCGCCGCGGCTGCGACAAAGGTCTATGGAGCCGCCGATCCGGCTCTCACCTACACCATCACCGTCGGTTCTTTAGCAGCAGGTGATACATTATCGGGCTCACTGGCTCGCGCTGCCGGCGAAAATGTCGGAACTTACCCGATCAACAGGGGCACGCTTGCTAATACGAACTATGCGATAACCTACTTCGGGGCAAGTTTCACGATCACCGGCGCACCTATCACCGTTACCGCTGACGCCAAGGCTAAATTCTATGGTGACGTGGATCCTGCTTTGACATATCAGATTACGGCAGGAGCCCTTGTTGGCACTGACACTTTAACAGGGGCTTTAACACGAGCGGCTGGTGAGACAGTTGGAGTCTACGCGATTTCGCAAGGAACACTAGCAAATACCAACTATACGATAACCTTTGTGGGTGCGAATTTCACGGTCAACAAAGCGACTCCAGTCATCACCTGGGCTTCTCCAGGAAGTGTTCTCCTGGGCACGGTGTTGAGTGCTTCGCAGTTGAATGCAACTGCAACCTCCCCCTATGCCCCGTTTGCGGCGATTCCCGGTACGTTTAACTATAATCCTTCGGCAGGGACCGCTCTGAACGTTGGAGGAAGTCAGTTCCTAAGCTTGGTTTTCTTGCCAACAGATACAACGAATTACGTGTCACCTGTTAATGCTACTGTTACCATCAACGTTACTAACAATAAAATCACTCCTGTTATAGTATGGGCTAATCCGGCCGACATCGCCTATGGTACTCAGTTGGGATCTGGACAACTTAACGCAACTGCGAACGAACCCCCGGTTCCGCCCTCTGTTAACCCAGGCGCTCCCGTTGCTGGAACATTCACTTACGTTCCAGCTTTGGGTACGGTTTTGGGCGTCGGGCAGAGTCAAACATTGCAGGTGACCTTTACTCCCACCGACACTGCAACCTATAACGGAGCTGTAGGCACCGTAACAATCAACGTCACCAAAGCCACCCTCACCCCAACCGTGATAGCTCCTAACAAGGTCTATGATGGTACTAACTCTTCCACCTTCACTAACGGCACACCGACCGGTGTTGTCGGCACGGACGTAGTCACTATCAGCGGTGGTACTGCTACTTTCGCCGACGCCAACGTAGGAACGGGTAAAACAGTCACCGTCACCGGTCTTGTCCTGGGAGGCGCGAATGCCGGCAACTACCAGCTTTCTGCTGCCCCGGTTACCGCCACCGCCAACATTACCGCCAAACCCCTGAACGTAACCGGTATCACGGCGGCCAACAAGGTTTATGACCGCACTACCGCAGCAACAGTCAGCGGTACGGCCGCGCTCCTTGCCGCCGAGGCTACCGGAACCGGCACAGCCACCGACGGCAAGCCGTATACGGGCGATACTGTCTCAGTCAGCGGAACCGCGGCTGGAGCTTTTGCTACGGCAACCGCTGGAACAGCCAAGGTTGTGAATATCACCGGCTTGACCCTTGGCGGAACCAGCGCCGGCAACTACAGCCTGACCGCGGCAACGACGACCGCCAACATCACTCAGAAAACGCTGACAATTACCGGTGCATTCACCGCCAACAACAAGACCTACGATGGTTCTGCATCGGCGACCATTGGCACCAATACCTTGAACCTGACCGGCATCATAAACCCGGATGTGGTGACCCTGAACGCAGTCGCTGCTTTCGCTGATGCCACTGTCGGGACGGGAAAGGTTGTGTCCCTGACCGGATCGACTCTTACCGGCGCTGATGCTGCCAACTACTCGATCCTGTTCGACGGCGCCACTCCCACGGCGACCGCGGATATCGCTGCGGCTCCCGCCGGCGGTGGCGGTGGTGGCGGTGGCGGCGGTTTCGGCTCCCAGCTCATCGGCATCAACCTGGCCGGAACCTCGCCCTTCATGGACGGCAACGGCAAGTCCCTGACCGCCGGGGCCATAAGCACCACCGATGGCAAACTGACTCTCAATATCCCCGTCGGCGTCTTCATCTGGAACGCCGCCGGCGCCGCCCAACCCTTCCTATCGGCGCAGACCCCGGCTTCTGTTCCGGGCGCGCCTGCTCAGGGCAAGATCGTCTCTTCCTTTGAAATGGGCACTACCGGCGTGACTTTCAATCCCGGCATCAACATGGTGTTCAAGTACACCGTTGCGGACATCGCAGGACTCACAGAGAGCGGTTTGTACATCGCCTGGTGGGATGGCACTGCCTGGGTGAAACTGACCAGCACCGTCGACACGGCTGCCAAGACGGTGACCGCGACCATCACCCACTTCACCACCTTTGCCCTGATCGGTCTGCAGGCGCCTCCGACCACGACCCCGCCGCCTACGACCGTGCCGCCGACGACTAATCCGCCGACCACTAACCCTCCGACGACCAATCCGCCGACGACGACATTGCCGACGACCTCCCAGACGACCAATCCGCCGACAACTCAACCTGGTGGCGGAACCAACTGGCTGCTCATCGGCCTGGTTGTCGCCGCTGCCCTGATCCTCGCCATAGTCCTCTTCGTAGGCAGCAGGTCGAAGAAAACACCGTAAATTCCCCATAGGATGAACGAAGGACAGAGCGCGAAAGCGCTCTGTCCTTTTTATGTGCCGAGTACCAAAAATCCGCAAGGTTGTTTACAATATCCTAAGATAGCCTCGTTTAAAGGAGAATCGACATGCCCGCTCCCGTAATCGCCTTCGTCGGCAGGAGCAATTCCGGAAAAACCACTCTCCTGGAGAAGATAATCCCCGAGCTGAAGACCCGGGGCTATCGCGTCGCCACGGTGAAACACGTGCCCGGCCATCTGGTCGAGCCGGCTGATGAAAGAGACACCAACAGGCATCTGGCCGCCGGCAGCAGCACTTCCGTGATTAATTCTCCGGAGAAATTGATTTTCGTCAAAAAACAGTCGGCCGAAAGCAGCCTTTTCGATGTTGCCTGGTCGCTCAGCGATGACTTCGACATCATCCTGGCCGAGGGTTTCAAGAATTCACCGGTTCCCAAGATCCTCGTCCATAGGCGGGAGGCGGGGGCGCCCCCGGAATCTCTGAGCCGCGTCGTGGCCGTCGTCAGCGACGAACCCGTTGCCCTCGACGTCAATCGGTTTGGTTTAGAAGATGTGTCTTTAATCGCCGATTTCCTTATCGATACGGTGATCAAGCCTTCAAGGTCGAGGGTTGACCTCAGAATTAACGGGGAACCCGTGGCTCTATCGAACTACCCGGCGGAAATCATCGCCGCGGTCATGGAAACGATGGCTAAAACCCTGAAGGGTGTGGGGGAGGTCAGGGACTTGGAGTTCCGGCTGAAGAAGCCGTAGCGGCGGGGCTGGAAGGCGCGTCACCGCCCGTTATCCTCCCGGGGTGGGTGTAGACGTTCATCCGCTCGCCGCGGACGAACCCCACCAGGGTGATGTTCAACCGGTCGGCGAGTTCTATGGCCGAGCTGGTCGGCGCTGACCTCGACACCAATAGGCCTACATTCCGCCTGGCGACCTTGGAAACGATCTCCGAAGAAATACGCCCGGTGGTCAGCAGCATTTTTAACGAAAAATCGAAATTCTCCAGCAGCGCTTTGCCGAACAGCCGGTCGACGGCGTTATGGCGTCCCACATCCTCGGTGAAGAATTCAATGCTGTCCTGGCCGGCGATGGCCGCGGAATGTACGCCCCCGGTTTCCCTGTAAAGTCCGTTATGGTGCTGAAAATCACGTACCAGCTGGTATATTTGGGCCGGCCCGACTTCCAGGGTTGACGTAACGGGTTTTAAAGAACTGACATCGGCCGCCGAATACAGCGCCGCCCCCCGCCCGCACCCCGAGGAGATAACTCTTTTATAGGTCAGCTCGACGTTGGCGTTGCCAACGGTATCGACCCGGACCACCGCGGTGTTTTCATTGACCAGGAGTTCCTTGATATCGGTCGCGTTTGTAATAAGATCTTCCGAAGCCAGGTAGCCTGCCGCCAGGTAATCGAACTCCCCGGGCGAACAGAGCAGGGTCACCAGCTCTTCGCCGTTCAGGATGATGGTCAATGCCCGTTCCCGCGCTACCTCATCCTCGATGATCGAGGGTTCGCCGGCGGTAAACCGGGTTATTTGGATTTGCTGGGTCTTTTCCAAAACGAATCCTTTGAGCTTCAGGCGGCGGCTGACTCGGGCACGACCACTTTGATCGTGTCCCCGGCATGAACCTCGCCGGCCTTCAGTATCCTGGCAAAGACGCCTTCAAGGGGCATGACGCACATCCCCACCTGGCGGTAGATCTGGCAGTGGTGGTGGCATTCCTTGCCGATCTGGGTGATCTCAAGCTCCACGCCGCGGCTGGTGACCAGGTGCGTTCCCAACGGCAGGGTATAGAGTGAAAGTCCCTCGGTGGTGATGTTTTCGGCGAAATCGCCGAAGGTCAGGTCCAGGCCTTGAGCCCTCATCTTGTCGACGCTGGAAATGTCCAGCAGGCTGAGTTGCCGGTGGCTGTGGGCTTCGGCGTGGGCGTCGCCGACCAGACCGAAATCCTCGGCCAGATATCCGGAAGCGGCATCCTTCTTTTTGGTGCCGCGCTTTGTGCTGAAGCAAACCGAAAGGATTTTTCCTTCGGTGTTAACCGGTGCGTTCATATTTACCGCTTTTCCCGCCTTCTTTACTTTCGAGATAGATGTTTTCAATCGTCATTCCCCGGTCGATCGCCTTGACCATGTCGTAGACGGTGAGCGCCGCGACTGAAGCCGCGGTCAGGGCTTCCATCTCCACGCCGGTTGCGCCCTTGCAGACGACCTCGCTTCTGATGGAAAGCGTGATGTCGTCGACGAAACTGAAAGCTATCGCGGCGGAGGAAATTGCCAGCGGATGGCACAGCGGGATCAAATCCGGGGTCTTTTTTGCCGCCATGATGCCGGCCAGGCGGGCGGCGGACAGCACATCGCCTTTTTTGATAGTTGATTCTTTGATGGCCGTCATGGTTTCAGGTTTCATCACCAGCGTGGCTACGGCGACAGCGCGGCGTACCGTATCGTATTTCTCGCTGATATCCACCATGCGGGCGGCGCCTGAGCTGTCGACATGGGATAATTCCAAGATCTAACCTCCGATCTGCCTCATCATTTTCTCCGGTATGATTCCGTCGGAGAGGTGGTGTCGCGCCGGTTTATTCATTATAGCCCATTGGAGAGCCTGCCTGATCTCGTCATCGGTCAGGTCGCTGCGCAGCATCGGTTTCAGGTCCAGCTCTGAATCGTCCAGCAGGCACAGACGCAATTTGCCGTCAGCCGTAAGTCGCAGGCGGTTGCAGTTGTCGCAAAAGCAATTGCTGACCGGTTGGATGAAGCCGATTGTCCCCTTGGCCAGCGGCAGCCTGAAGTAATTAGCCGGTCCGCTGCCATGCTCACGCACCGGTTCAAGTTTCCCGACCGACGTTTCGATAGCTGTTTTCATGTCGGCGACGGTGACTGACGCGGAGCCTTTGGCAAAAGGCATCTGTTCGATAAAACGCACGTTGGCTCCGCGGTCGATAGTCCAGCGGGCAAAATCTATGATTTCGTCGTCATTCACCCCGGGCATGACCACGGTGTTGACCTTGACCGGGTTCAAGCCCGCTTGTCTGGCGGTTTCGATCCCGGTCAAAACGCGTCCCAAGTCGCCTCCGCGGGTTATCTCCCTGAACCGTTCAGGTTTCAGAGAATCGACGCTGACATTGACTCTCCTTAGCCCGGACTTTTCAAGCAGCACCGCCCAGCGTTCCAGGAGGGTGCCGTTGGTGGTCATCGAAATTTCGTCGATGCCGTTTAGTTGTTTCAACATTCTGATCAGCACGTCGATCTTCGGCCTGACCAGCGGTTCGCCTCCGGTCAATCTGATATGGGAGATGCCCATGCCGGCGAGAATGTTCGCGACCCGGGTGATTTCCTCGTAAGTCAGGATTGCGTCATGCGGCAAATTATCACACCGGCCGTCGCCGCAGTAGACGCAGCTCAGGTTGCAGCGGTCGGTAACTGAGATCCTCAGGTAGTCGATCCGCCGGTTGTGCCCGTCATAAAGCTCGGTAGGGCAGCGGGAGGCGTTAGCCTGAGAAGCGGCCGGGGCGGTCAGGCTTTGAAGGCCGAAGTTGTTGGAATAATCGGGCATAATCTTTTGTTGGGGATGGGAATCCGGTTCGAATGCTTTAATTATATGAGTATTAGTACTTAAGGTCAATGACACCGGGATACGTATCCAAAATTGTTGCTAATTGCCCTATTTCCAAAACAGGCGTTATAATGCGGCTATGGGACACATTGAACACGAAGCACTTGCCCCGAAATCCGTCAGCGTCGCCGTGATAACCGTCTCGGATTCGCGTACCCTGGAAACGGACGAGTCGGGACGGTTGATTAAAGATGTCCTTATCAACCATTCGCACAGGATTCATTCCTACCACCTCTTGCCGAACAACACGCCAGGACTGGACTCTCTCATGGAGGATCTGCTTGGGAGCGCCGGTATTGACGCGGTGGTAATCACCGGAGGCACCGGGCTTTCACACAAGGACATCACCATTGAAACCGTGTCGCCTAAGTTCCAAAAAAGAATGGACGGCTTTGGTGAACTGTTCAGGTCGCTCAGCTACCAGGAGATTGGCGCGGCCTCGGTCCTTTCCAGGGCGGCCGGGGGCATAACCAACGGTAAAGTGGTTCTTTGTCTGCCGGGATCCGCCGCGGCGGTGAGGCTGGCGCTTGAAAAAATAATCGTTCCCGAATTACCCCATATGGTAAGAGAGGCATCGCGTTGAAACCTTTCGGCAGGCTGCTGGATTTTGATCAGGCACGGGAGATGTCTCTCGGGCTGGCAAACCCCGTCGAGCGCACCGAAACCATACCCATCGATTCGGCGCTTGACCGCATCCTGGCGCAGGACATCACGGCCCGCGTCTCGGTGCCGCCGTTTGACCGGGCGGCGATGGACGGGTACGCGGTCATTGCCGCCGACACTTTCGGTTCCTCCCGCAATCAACCTAAAAAGCTGCCTTTGGCCGGAGCCGTTTTCGCCGGGGATTCTCCGGAGGAAGCGCTAAGAGCCGGGAACGCCTTCCAGATAGCTACCGGCGCCCGGCTGCCCGCCGGAGCCGACGCCGTTGTCATGGTGGAAGAAACCGAACTCGACGGCGGTACGGTCAATATATTGAAGGCGGTATTCCCCGGGGGCAATATCGCCCGGGCCGGAGAAGACATCCAACAGGGATCCGTTTTACTTGTCGCGGGTACTCAACTGAATCCCGGCAAGGTGGGGATGCTCGCTTCTCAGGGGATTACCGAGGTCGAGGTCTTTGAAAAACCCCGTGTTTCGGTGGTCCCGACCGGGGAAGAGATAGCCGCAACGGGCAGCCCTCTGAAACCCGGCCAGATCTGGGACATCAATTCCCACACCGTTTCGGCCGTCGTCCGTCAGAGCGGCGGCCAGGCGACCATGTCGCCGATAGCGCGTGATCAGGCGGATTCACTCCGTTCCTCGATACAAGAGGCTTTAAAGGCAGACATGGTCATCATATCGGGAGGGTCTTCGGTGGGTGAAAGGGATCTGATGTCGCAGATTTTGGCGGAGATGGGAGAGGTTCTTTTCCACGGCATCCAGGTCAAGCCAGGAAAACCGACACTGCTCGCCAGGGTCAATGGCAAACCTGTTCTTGGGCTTCCGGGGTACCCTACCTCGTGCCTTATAAACGCCTATCTCCTGGCATCGCCGATGATCCGTAAAATGGCGCGGCGGAAACTCGACCAGGGACTCAGGTTGGAATTGCCGCTCGCGGAAGCCGTCCCTGGCTCCGTAGGCCGCCGGCAGTTCCTTCCCGTTCGGATAACGGAACAGCGGGCCAAACCTATGTTCAAAGAGTCCGGGGCTATTACCGCGACGGCGCTCGCCGACGGTTATATCGATATCCCCGCCAATGTGGACATCTTGCCCAAAGGCGAACTGGTCACGGTCAACCTGTTCTAGCCGAACCGGTGAGCTAAAAGATTGGCCGCCGCGGGTATTCGCTTTAGATCAATGGGGTAAGGCGTGAATATTAGCTGTATCATACTTGCCGGCGGCAAAGGACTCCGCCTCGGTAGTGATAAAGCCCTGGAGAAAGTCAATTCCCGGACGCTTATCCAGCATTCGGTTTCCGTGTTACAGGGTTTGGGTAACGAAATCATCGTCGTTACGGCTCCTGGAAAGACACAACTGGGGTTGGAGGATTATCCGGCTGTCAGGATTGTCGAAGACTCCGCCTCGGGTAAGGGGCCGCTGATGGGGATTTATGCCGGCTTGTCGGCCTCGACCTCAGATTTGAACCTGGTGGTCGCCTGCGACATGCCTTTTTTGAATCCGGAATTGATCAAATATATGGTATCTGTGTCGGATGGCTATGACGCGGTTATTCCCAGGATCGGCGCTATGTTGGAACCGCTTCACGCTGTCTACCGCCGCGCCGCAAAAGATGCGGCCGCTGAACTCATCGGCCAGGGAATGTACTCTCTTCGCCAGCTGTTGGCCAAGGTTCGTGTTAAGTATATAGAAGAACAGGAGATCGACTCGCTTGATCCGGGGCGCCTCAGTTTTTTCAATATCAATTTTCCCGAGGACCTTACGAAAGCCAGGGAACTTCTTCGTGAAAAGCCACCTTCCAGTTGATTTTATTCTTGGAATCCGCTCTTTATATCTAAGGTTATGATATTGTTATTATTTTTCGAATGACTGAAGCAGGTTTTTGGTCCGCTGGCTATTGCGGTTATAAGGGGCTGGTGCTATCATTACGGATTGATAGGACTAGTACTTCTGATACATTCGATGTGATAGGTCTAGAACTAAATCATCGATGTTAGTAAATGTCCAAGAATAGCAACAAGCTAAGGAGGGTGCATGACAACGGAAATCAGCAGGCGGGACTTTCTAGCGGCAACCGGCGGAGCGGCCGGGTTGCTAGCCACCGCCAGCCTGGCGAAAGCGAACCCGGGCGTCGATTCCTCGAAACCACTGGATAATCGCCCGACATGGACCAAAGAGACCTACACCATTTGCCCTTATGACGCGTCAGGGTGCGGTTTCTTTTGCTACACCGATGACCAGGGACGCCTGGTGAACATTGAGGGCGACCCGAACCACCCGGTCAACACCGGAGGCGCCTGCAGCAAGGGCGCGGCCATTTCTCAAATCCATAACAATCCCCGCCGGTTGCAAAAGGTCCTTTATCGCAAACCGGGCGGTACGGATTGGGAAGAGAAAGATTGGGATTTCGCGGTTACCGAAATCGCCAAACGCATCAAGAAGACCCGCGATGAAAACTGGATCGAGACCAATTCCCGCGGCAAGCTGGTCCGGCGGACTGAGGCCATCGCCCACGTCGGCGGCGCCGCGCTCGACAACGAAGAATGCTACATATTACATAAAGCGTTGAGGTCTATGGGCCTGGTGTATATTGAACACCAGGCGCGTCTCTGACATTCCTCCACTGTCGCCAGTTTGGCGGAATCGTTTGGACGCGGCGCTATGACCAACCATTGGACTGATGTTGCCAATGCCGACTGTATCCTGATCATCGGCGCAAACCCGGCTGAGAATCACCCGGCGGCCTTCAATCATATTGAACGGGCTATCGACAGGGGCGCCAAGCTCCTGGTGGTAGACCCCCGGTTCAACCGGTCGGCGGCCAAAGCTGATGTCTACAGCCCCATGCGGTCCGGCACCGATATTGCCCTGATCGGCGGTATCATCAACTTCGTCATCAAGGATATCGAAGCCAATCCGGGCAACTACAATCTTACCTATATCTCCGAATACACCAACGCGCCCCATCTCCTGAATCCGAACTTCAAGACCCCGGCCGATCTGAATGGTTTGTTCTCCGGTTACAACGAAGCCAACCGAAGTTACAACAAAGCTGATTGGACGTACCAGGTGGATTCGGCGGGCATTCCGCTGAAAGATAAAACGCTAAAAGACCCGAATTGCGTCTTCCAGGTAATGAAACGCCATTTCGCCCGGTATACCCCGGCCAAGGTGCTGGAAATTACCGGTATTCCGACCGATAAGTTCGATGTCATCGCGCGTACCTTCGCCGCGACGGGCAAAGTCGGCAAGGCCGGTACCATCATGTACGCCATGGGCGCTACCCAGCATACCAACGGCACCCAGATCATCCGGGGCTACGGCATCCTTCAATTGCTGCTTGGCAATGTCGGCGTGGCCGGAGGCGGCATCAACGCCTTGCGCGGAGAATCCAATGTCCAGGGCTCGACCGACTATGCCCTCCTCTTCGGCAATCTGCCGGGTTACTTGAAGCAGCCCCTGGAAACCGATGCCAGTCTGACTTCATTCTCCAACGCCCCCCGTGCTTTCACGGTGGCTACCGAGCCAAAATCCCTCAACTGGTGGAAGAACACCCCCAAATACACCACCAGCCTTTTGAAGAGCTTCTATGGCACCAGCGCCACCAAGGACAATGATTTCGGCTTCCATTGGCTGCCCAAGAATGACACGGGCGCCA
It contains:
- a CDS encoding beta strand repeat-containing protein — its product is MSHTSSMKRTFNLWAIPAAILLAATAIFALAFPANAQAVGTYTIAGTGVNANIDSAVDATGVTHVVYERGGSIYYNPGTTSATEEVVDTPPATVTDSHPAIAIGPDGLPQVVFAATDGQYYTKRSAPAGTAGTWSALVLIGGPPMAGYPDIAVNSANAPTVVFADADPVTTLADVSIATGPNQGTGTFDVTTLIWSGFSDATGGSLFSNPHIAVDSAGAYHVIANHESVTAAGVHSFSVIYDTNAGAAGNSLESLARASAANLSQNPITAAPTLGVMVGYDQAGSAYTATLGATWSEAVLGAFTQVSMTSDANMVAVVYVNGTSVTYALSGGGGVFSTGTLVAAGSNPSATLMPTGTTPNLSVYYLVAAGANTSVMLNVVAYPTVPPMVTTQPVSQSIVYGANAIFTAAANGLPAPTVQWQMSMDNGVTWMNIMGATTPTLTLTKPSVTNAMMPMQVRAAFSNGTTVNSAVATLTVTARPITVTAAAATKVYGAADPALTYTITVGSLAAGDTLSGSLARAAGENVGTYPINRGTLANTNYAITYFGASFTITGAPITVTADAKAKFYGDVDPALTYQITAGALVGTDTLTGALTRAAGETVGVYAISQGTLANTNYTITFVGANFTVNKATPVITWASPGSVLLGTVLSASQLNATATSPYAPFAAIPGTFNYNPSAGTALNVGGSQFLSLVFLPTDTTNYVSPVNATVTINVTNNKITPVIVWANPADIAYGTQLGSGQLNATANEPPVPPSVNPGAPVAGTFTYVPALGTVLGVGQSQTLQVTFTPTDTATYNGAVGTVTINVTKATLTPTVIAPNKVYDGTNSSTFTNGTPTGVVGTDVVTISGGTATFADANVGTGKTVTVTGLVLGGANAGNYQLSAAPVTATANITAKPLNVTGITAANKVYDRTTAATVSGTAALLAAEATGTGTATDGKPYTGDTVSVSGTAAGAFATATAGTAKVVNITGLTLGGTSAGNYSLTAATTTANITQKTLTITGAFTANNKTYDGSASATIGTNTLNLTGIINPDVVTLNAVAAFADATVGTGKVVSLTGSTLTGADAANYSILFDGATPTATADIAAAPAGGGGGGGGGGFGSQLIGINLAGTSPFMDGNGKSLTAGAISTTDGKLTLNIPVGVFIWNAAGAAQPFLSAQTPASVPGAPAQGKIVSSFEMGTTGVTFNPGINMVFKYTVADIAGLTESGLYIAWWDGTAWVKLTSTVDTAAKTVTATITHFTTFALIGLQAPPTTTPPPTTVPPTTNPPTTNPPTTNPPTTTLPTTSQTTNPPTTQPGGGTNWLLIGLVVAAALILAIVLFVGSRSKKTP
- the mobB gene encoding molybdopterin-guanine dinucleotide biosynthesis protein B, which gives rise to MPAPVIAFVGRSNSGKTTLLEKIIPELKTRGYRVATVKHVPGHLVEPADERDTNRHLAAGSSTSVINSPEKLIFVKKQSAESSLFDVAWSLSDDFDIILAEGFKNSPVPKILVHRREAGAPPESLSRVVAVVSDEPVALDVNRFGLEDVSLIADFLIDTVIKPSRSRVDLRINGEPVALSNYPAEIIAAVMETMAKTLKGVGEVRDLEFRLKKP
- the fdhD gene encoding formate dehydrogenase accessory sulfurtransferase FdhD codes for the protein MEKTQQIQITRFTAGEPSIIEDEVARERALTIILNGEELVTLLCSPGEFDYLAAGYLASEDLITNATDIKELLVNENTAVVRVDTVGNANVELTYKRVISSGCGRGAALYSAADVSSLKPVTSTLEVGPAQIYQLVRDFQHHNGLYRETGGVHSAAIAGQDSIEFFTEDVGRHNAVDRLFGKALLENFDFSLKMLLTTGRISSEIVSKVARRNVGLLVSRSAPTSSAIELADRLNITLVGFVRGERMNVYTHPGRITGGDAPSSPAATASSAGTPSP
- a CDS encoding MOSC domain-containing protein, with the translated sequence MNAPVNTEGKILSVCFSTKRGTKKKDAASGYLAEDFGLVGDAHAEAHSHRQLSLLDISSVDKMRAQGLDLTFGDFAENITTEGLSLYTLPLGTHLVTSRGVELEITQIGKECHHHCQIYRQVGMCVMPLEGVFARILKAGEVHAGDTIKVVVPESAAA
- the moaC gene encoding cyclic pyranopterin monophosphate synthase MoaC is translated as MELSHVDSSGAARMVDISEKYDTVRRAVAVATLVMKPETMTAIKESTIKKGDVLSAARLAGIMAAKKTPDLIPLCHPLAISSAAIAFSFVDDITLSIRSEVVCKGATGVEMEALTAASVAALTVYDMVKAIDRGMTIENIYLESKEGGKSGKYERTG
- the moaA gene encoding GTP 3',8-cyclase MoaA, whose translation is MPDYSNNFGLQSLTAPAASQANASRCPTELYDGHNRRIDYLRISVTDRCNLSCVYCGDGRCDNLPHDAILTYEEITRVANILAGMGISHIRLTGGEPLVRPKIDVLIRMLKQLNGIDEISMTTNGTLLERWAVLLEKSGLRRVNVSVDSLKPERFREITRGGDLGRVLTGIETARQAGLNPVKVNTVVMPGVNDDEIIDFARWTIDRGANVRFIEQMPFAKGSASVTVADMKTAIETSVGKLEPVREHGSGPANYFRLPLAKGTIGFIQPVSNCFCDNCNRLRLTADGKLRLCLLDDSELDLKPMLRSDLTDDEIRQALQWAIMNKPARHHLSDGIIPEKMMRQIGG
- a CDS encoding MogA/MoaB family molybdenum cofactor biosynthesis protein → MGHIEHEALAPKSVSVAVITVSDSRTLETDESGRLIKDVLINHSHRIHSYHLLPNNTPGLDSLMEDLLGSAGIDAVVITGGTGLSHKDITIETVSPKFQKRMDGFGELFRSLSYQEIGAASVLSRAAGGITNGKVVLCLPGSAAAVRLALEKIIVPELPHMVREASR
- the glp gene encoding molybdopterin molybdotransferase MoeA, whose protein sequence is MKPFGRLLDFDQAREMSLGLANPVERTETIPIDSALDRILAQDITARVSVPPFDRAAMDGYAVIAADTFGSSRNQPKKLPLAGAVFAGDSPEEALRAGNAFQIATGARLPAGADAVVMVEETELDGGTVNILKAVFPGGNIARAGEDIQQGSVLLVAGTQLNPGKVGMLASQGITEVEVFEKPRVSVVPTGEEIAATGSPLKPGQIWDINSHTVSAVVRQSGGQATMSPIARDQADSLRSSIQEALKADMVIISGGSSVGERDLMSQILAEMGEVLFHGIQVKPGKPTLLARVNGKPVLGLPGYPTSCLINAYLLASPMIRKMARRKLDQGLRLELPLAEAVPGSVGRRQFLPVRITEQRAKPMFKESGAITATALADGYIDIPANVDILPKGELVTVNLF